From the genome of Sphingobacterium kitahiroshimense, one region includes:
- a CDS encoding serine hydrolase domain-containing protein: MKTKMKYLIIFILTIIFHYNSVAQQDSLKSFIQSYVTKNGFDGTILVQQDSAIIYHESFGIADRRFDFPINNETIYNIASITKAFTAVLILQLVEQGKLELNKPFKTYLPEYPDKVSLKVTLHQLLNHNSGVVLIDTVSSVDKAMKYGLGIFQTPYTSDQILKSFWDKPLANKPGTKFTYNNADYIILGKIIEKIYRKTYEEVLYEKILRPLDMHNSGVMHEKDIIKNLASTYFKDKNSAIFINSLPMFIENWYAAGAMYCSPSDLLKFSNALYGLKLISKRSLDSMLTPGLDNYGYGVWVKGLGDERRMERYGQIMGINAVWMKFLNKKTTIIILSNTNVANLGELALNIEMNVPK, encoded by the coding sequence ATGAAAACCAAAATGAAATATCTGATCATTTTTATTTTAACGATAATATTCCATTACAACTCAGTAGCACAACAAGACTCTCTGAAATCCTTTATTCAATCTTATGTAACGAAGAATGGTTTTGACGGAACTATACTAGTTCAACAGGATTCTGCTATAATCTACCATGAGAGCTTTGGTATAGCGGATCGAAGATTTGATTTTCCAATAAACAATGAAACTATCTACAATATTGCATCGATAACAAAGGCTTTTACAGCAGTCCTGATCCTTCAACTGGTAGAGCAGGGAAAGCTGGAGTTAAATAAACCTTTTAAGACTTATTTACCTGAATATCCAGATAAAGTAAGTTTAAAAGTTACCTTACATCAGCTGCTTAACCATAATTCGGGAGTTGTACTCATTGATACAGTTTCAAGTGTAGATAAAGCGATGAAATATGGTCTGGGTATATTTCAGACTCCGTATACTTCAGATCAGATTTTAAAAAGTTTTTGGGATAAACCTCTTGCAAATAAACCGGGCACGAAGTTCACTTACAATAATGCAGATTACATTATTTTAGGTAAAATCATTGAAAAGATCTATCGCAAAACTTATGAAGAGGTGCTGTATGAAAAGATATTAAGACCTTTGGACATGCACAATTCGGGCGTAATGCATGAGAAAGATATAATAAAAAATCTAGCAAGTACTTATTTTAAGGACAAAAATTCAGCTATTTTCATTAATAGTTTACCTATGTTTATAGAAAACTGGTATGCCGCTGGTGCCATGTATTGTTCACCTTCAGATCTACTGAAATTCTCTAACGCTCTGTATGGACTAAAATTAATAAGTAAAAGAAGTCTTGATTCAATGCTTACTCCCGGGCTTGATAATTATGGTTATGGGGTATGGGTTAAAGGTCTGGGGGATGAAAGACGAATGGAGAGATATGGACAAATAATGGGTATTAACGCAGTATGGATGAAATTTTTGAATAAAAAAACTACGATTATTATTCTGAGCAATACGAATGTTGCTAACCTTGGTGAACTGGCATTAAATATCGAGATGAATGTCCCTAAGTAA
- a CDS encoding MarR family winged helix-turn-helix transcriptional regulator, producing MKFKTPTSTVLYSIEETIKAYRRLCQQNISSIVPTITVDQALILIIIDKEDKSQSEIADLVFKDYASMTRIIKLMINKNYLTKTIDDADKRKSELKITTSGKEIIEKLNPVITKNREIALNSLSEQELKQLFEILSKITQNCKTNTK from the coding sequence ATGAAATTCAAAACTCCAACTAGCACCGTACTATACTCCATTGAAGAAACTATAAAAGCTTATCGTAGATTATGTCAACAAAATATATCTAGTATAGTACCAACGATTACTGTGGACCAAGCTTTGATTCTAATTATCATTGACAAAGAGGATAAAAGTCAATCTGAAATTGCCGATTTAGTTTTTAAGGATTATGCATCAATGACGCGAATAATCAAGTTGATGATAAATAAAAACTATTTAACAAAAACTATTGACGATGCTGACAAACGAAAATCGGAGTTAAAAATCACAACAAGTGGTAAAGAAATCATTGAAAAACTAAACCCTGTCATAACGAAAAATAGAGAGATTGCATTAAACTCATTATCAGAACAAGAACTAAAACAATTATTTGAAATATTAAGTAAAATTACCCAAAACTGTAAAACAAATACTAAATGA
- a CDS encoding Rpn family recombination-promoting nuclease/putative transposase, protein MSVKISNLSKYIDILSDFGWKFYFGREENKGNLINFLNSILEGEHVVEDLTYSNVEEDGDEPNERKVIFDLRCVGVGGEVFLVEMQLQNQDFFFDRAVGYTSRTISRLAKKGKKGDNYELPPIYFIAVLGFRLDVANSDKYFYSGKIIDEFDQEVLYPKLSYKMLVLPNFNKAKADLPTILDQWMYLMKHLDKIDKLPNYLDKRIFSRIFELGELAKLTPEEQMSYISSLDRKRDYTNTLAYAKKEGQKEAEAKAYAEKIASARELKKSGVSNEIISKSLGISLEVINKL, encoded by the coding sequence ATGAGTGTAAAGATAAGTAACCTTTCGAAGTACATCGATATCTTAAGTGACTTCGGTTGGAAATTTTATTTCGGTCGAGAGGAGAATAAGGGTAACCTAATTAATTTTCTGAATAGTATTTTAGAAGGCGAACATGTTGTAGAGGATCTTACCTATAGCAATGTGGAGGAAGATGGCGATGAACCTAATGAGCGCAAAGTTATTTTTGATTTGCGATGTGTTGGTGTAGGTGGAGAAGTTTTTCTAGTAGAGATGCAATTGCAGAATCAGGATTTCTTTTTTGATCGTGCGGTGGGTTACACCTCTAGGACCATTAGTCGTCTAGCTAAAAAAGGAAAGAAAGGAGATAATTATGAGTTACCGCCAATTTATTTTATCGCTGTTTTAGGCTTTCGTTTGGATGTTGCCAATAGTGATAAGTACTTTTATAGTGGTAAGATTATTGACGAATTCGATCAGGAGGTGCTATATCCTAAGTTGAGTTACAAGATGCTTGTATTACCTAATTTTAATAAAGCTAAAGCCGATTTACCGACGATTCTGGATCAATGGATGTATCTTATGAAGCACTTGGATAAAATCGATAAGCTACCTAACTATTTGGATAAAAGAATATTCTCCCGTATCTTTGAACTAGGAGAACTGGCAAAACTAACGCCTGAGGAACAGATGTCATACATATCCAGCTTAGATCGTAAACGCGATTATACCAACACGTTGGCATACGCAAAAAAAGAAGGACAGAAAGAAGCAGAGGCTAAAGCCTATGCTGAGAAAATCGCTTCAGCAAGAGAGTTAAAGAAATCTGGAGTAAGCAATGAAATTATTTCAAAAAGTTTAGGCATATCTTTGGAGGTTATTAACAAACTTTAA
- a CDS encoding nuclear transport factor 2 family protein, with amino-acid sequence MKTIAKTFAAAALIAVSTFTMAAGKPLGDNSKKAVVNLSTADLAIDHYVAVMTEGQSAGVEQLFTSDFKQKVHASTDRINSRSEVISFLKKQKGEQLNCKTSTTIVEQSSDYMVAKVTQQFEGFTKTDLITLVNDGGNWKVSQSINSYK; translated from the coding sequence ATGAAAACTATAGCAAAAACATTCGCAGCAGCAGCCTTGATCGCAGTATCAACATTCACTATGGCAGCAGGCAAACCACTAGGAGACAACTCTAAAAAAGCGGTCGTCAATCTATCCACAGCAGATCTAGCCATTGATCATTACGTTGCGGTTATGACCGAAGGACAGTCGGCAGGAGTAGAGCAGTTGTTTACCTCAGATTTTAAACAGAAAGTACATGCCTCAACAGATAGGATCAACAGCCGTTCAGAAGTTATTTCATTCTTGAAAAAACAAAAAGGGGAGCAGCTGAACTGTAAAACAAGCACTACCATTGTTGAGCAATCCAGTGACTACATGGTGGCAAAAGTAACCCAACAATTTGAAGGGTTTACCAAGACCGATTTAATCACATTGGTCAATGACGGTGGTAACTGGAAAGTATCTCAATCTATCAACTCGTATAAGTAA
- a CDS encoding serine hydrolase domain-containing protein, producing MNKLIILFSILLCMVLSSKVVNAQLQHHDVPTPAMDQLLKKIEGVLQQEHMPGLMIAIIKNDSTLFSGGLGYVDLEQKIKVDSTTRFHLASVTKFFVAIGIQNLIAEGKLKLSDRLQAIAPEIPYSNKWESTHPVRLVHLLEHTAGFEDIMLNKMVNMTGKPLKGINAVQDQKNSLTSRWKPGERMSYSNPGYNVLGYIIEKVSDIPWNAYIQQTLLKPLAMNSTLFDLSGESLQHYAKGYDFRNGKYTLLPLYIPSSNGASSALVSNASDMTRFMRFLLDPGKSYADVLLREHDFLEMEKVHSTLASQHGLQTGYALGNDLFPNNKKITFRGHNGKGEGFSSWIFFNREAGLAYTISTNCNTNLWPVSELIEDFLTKNMEIPKIHTVKIDQSKIGPMLGYYQFMNPKNERWEFYRRIFEGINLLAIDNDKLIIDKGNGQVDFLLHIGNGLFHLKGDIIPSFVIGHDNEGHPFFQGYGNRFYSKASYLPILLQKIPIYLGLIAALLSIVYTIIGIPLAFFKKIKFIDLCLVLLPSLGIVSFLISYRILGVTDAIHKELYTTLNSTTLSIFAGMLFFGVSVVVGAYLLYKRWSQLGRKWIKFTLAFNIIFLLYLAVLFSIHGWIGIPIWSM from the coding sequence ATGAATAAACTTATAATTTTGTTTTCAATCCTACTTTGTATGGTATTATCATCTAAAGTGGTAAATGCACAGCTGCAGCATCATGATGTTCCAACACCTGCAATGGATCAATTGCTCAAAAAAATAGAAGGTGTACTCCAACAGGAACATATGCCGGGTTTGATGATTGCTATTATCAAAAACGACAGCACATTATTTTCAGGTGGATTGGGATATGTCGATTTAGAGCAAAAAATAAAAGTTGATAGCACAACACGATTTCATCTTGCATCTGTGACAAAATTTTTTGTTGCAATCGGGATCCAGAATCTAATAGCTGAGGGTAAACTGAAACTTAGCGATCGACTGCAGGCCATTGCTCCCGAAATCCCATACTCGAACAAATGGGAGTCGACTCACCCTGTAAGACTTGTACATCTCCTGGAACACACAGCAGGTTTTGAAGATATTATGCTGAATAAGATGGTCAATATGACAGGAAAACCGTTAAAGGGAATCAATGCCGTACAGGACCAAAAAAATTCGCTTACTTCCCGCTGGAAACCTGGTGAAAGGATGTCATATTCTAATCCAGGCTATAATGTTTTGGGGTACATCATTGAGAAAGTTTCCGATATTCCATGGAATGCATATATCCAACAGACACTGCTTAAACCTTTAGCAATGAATAGTACCTTGTTTGATTTAAGTGGCGAAAGTCTACAGCACTATGCTAAGGGATATGATTTTAGGAATGGCAAGTATACACTACTTCCGCTTTATATACCTAGTAGCAACGGTGCTTCTAGTGCACTGGTATCGAACGCATCGGATATGACCAGATTTATGCGGTTCCTCCTGGATCCTGGTAAGAGTTACGCTGACGTTCTACTTCGTGAACATGATTTTCTCGAAATGGAAAAAGTACACAGCACCTTGGCAAGCCAACACGGATTACAGACAGGATATGCCCTGGGTAATGATTTATTCCCGAATAATAAAAAAATAACTTTTAGAGGGCATAATGGTAAAGGTGAAGGTTTTAGCTCCTGGATATTTTTTAATAGAGAGGCCGGATTGGCATATACTATTTCTACCAATTGCAATACAAATTTATGGCCTGTATCGGAACTGATTGAAGATTTTTTAACTAAAAATATGGAGATTCCCAAAATACACACTGTAAAAATAGATCAGTCGAAGATTGGACCTATGCTGGGATATTATCAATTTATGAACCCTAAAAATGAGCGCTGGGAGTTCTACAGAAGAATATTCGAAGGGATTAACCTGTTGGCCATTGATAACGATAAACTTATAATTGATAAAGGAAATGGACAGGTAGACTTCTTGCTTCATATAGGGAATGGTCTTTTTCACTTGAAAGGTGATATAATTCCCTCATTTGTTATCGGCCATGATAATGAGGGACACCCGTTCTTTCAAGGTTATGGTAACAGGTTTTATAGTAAAGCTTCTTATTTACCAATTTTATTGCAAAAGATCCCTATTTACCTTGGCTTGATCGCTGCTTTGCTCTCCATAGTCTATACGATAATCGGAATTCCATTAGCATTTTTTAAAAAAATAAAATTCATAGATCTATGCTTGGTGCTATTACCATCCCTGGGCATAGTCTCTTTCCTAATCTCCTATCGTATATTGGGGGTGACTGATGCGATTCACAAGGAACTTTATACGACCCTAAATAGCACAACTTTATCCATTTTCGCTGGTATGCTTTTTTTCGGAGTCAGTGTTGTGGTTGGCGCATACTTATTGTACAAACGCTGGTCACAGCTAGGTAGAAAATGGATAAAATTTACCTTGGCTTTCAACATCATATTCTTGTTGTATCTGGCGGTACTATTTTCAATACATGGCTGGATTGGAATTCCGATCTGGAGCATGTAG
- a CDS encoding nuclear transport factor 2 family protein: MNTIAKTFAAAALIALSTFSMAAAKPEVSNPKKAVVNLSTADLAIDHYIAVMTEGQSAGVEQLFTSDFKQKVQAAEAKINSRSEVISFLKKQKGEQLNCKTSTTIVEQSGDYMVAKVTQQFEDFTKTDLVTLVNDGGNWKVSQSINTYK; encoded by the coding sequence ATGAACACTATAGCAAAAACATTCGCAGCAGCAGCCTTGATCGCATTATCTACATTCAGTATGGCAGCAGCTAAACCAGAGGTATCAAACCCTAAAAAAGCAGTCGTTAATCTATCCACAGCAGACTTAGCCATTGATCATTATATAGCTGTTATGACAGAAGGACAGTCGGCAGGAGTAGAGCAGTTGTTCACTTCAGATTTTAAACAGAAAGTACAGGCAGCAGAAGCTAAGATCAATAGCCGTTCAGAAGTAATTTCCTTCTTGAAAAAGCAAAAAGGGGAGCAGTTGAACTGTAAAACAAGCACTACCATAGTTGAGCAGTCAGGTGACTACATGGTGGCAAAAGTAACCCAACAATTTGAAGATTTTACCAAGACCGATCTAGTGACTTTGGTCAATGACGGTGGTAATTGGAAAGTATCGCAATCCATCAACACGTATAAGTAA
- a CDS encoding prolyl oligopeptidase family serine peptidase, translated as MTPYILTHLFLIFSMHSNGQVKDKAKYNYDLYLPKDYSSSGKKYPLLIYLHGGSQRGNDINKLKVYGMPYLIQKGHDFDFIIASPQCPADKYWSSENWFEPLYSDLMSQYRIDTSRIYCTGISMGGYGTYIVALDFPDTFAAIVPLCGGINDSDTMRVCNLSKTPIWTFHGTADDQISINETERIVNGLKKCNEKIRFTKLKDRGHGIEDLYETKPEIYEWLLKNKK; from the coding sequence ATGACACCATACATTTTAACACACCTATTTCTTATTTTTTCTATGCACTCAAATGGACAAGTAAAGGATAAAGCTAAGTATAACTATGACTTGTATTTACCGAAGGATTATAGTTCTAGTGGAAAAAAATATCCGCTCTTAATTTATCTACATGGAGGATCGCAAAGAGGAAATGACATAAATAAGCTTAAAGTGTACGGAATGCCCTACCTAATACAAAAGGGACATGATTTTGATTTTATAATTGCTTCTCCACAATGTCCCGCTGACAAATATTGGTCATCAGAGAATTGGTTTGAACCTCTTTACTCTGATCTAATGTCTCAATATAGAATCGACACCAGTAGGATTTACTGTACTGGCATCAGCATGGGTGGCTATGGGACATATATAGTTGCCCTGGATTTTCCCGATACCTTTGCGGCTATTGTACCATTGTGTGGTGGAATTAACGATAGTGATACGATGAGAGTATGCAACCTTAGTAAGACACCGATCTGGACATTTCATGGTACTGCTGACGATCAAATCTCTATCAATGAGACAGAACGAATTGTCAATGGCTTGAAGAAATGTAATGAAAAAATAAGATTTACCAAATTAAAAGACAGAGGACACGGGATTGAAGATTTATATGAAACTAAACCGGAAATATATGAATGGTTGCTTAAGAACAAAAAGTAG
- a CDS encoding Rpn family recombination-promoting nuclease/putative transposase, producing the protein MLAHVEPVFIDPTTDEGFKRLFGDKVNLINFLNIIFRCRKTITDLTYRDTERIGATEEIGKVIFDLVVQTSTGEEIIIEMQTSTQTNLKQRMLYYASKVISDTAPKGNRKAWGYAIPEVYTIVLMDGFHMPGGDHKTYFHDTCLCHRDSGQIFYEGFGFIYLELINFVKSEAEVEDELDKVFFMLKNMSTLKTLPRIMNSEVFQRFFQLASYAKLTKEEPTMYDISLKRKWDAEAVRMYQEGLEEQLKETKREAKKASITAKAEGIAEGEYKKAIETALKLKEMGLPVEQIAKGTGLSIEEIDKLK; encoded by the coding sequence ATGTTAGCACATGTAGAACCCGTATTTATTGATCCAACCACCGATGAAGGATTCAAGCGGTTATTCGGAGACAAGGTCAACCTGATCAACTTTCTAAACATCATCTTTCGTTGTCGTAAGACCATCACAGATCTTACCTATCGGGATACCGAGCGTATCGGAGCAACCGAAGAGATCGGTAAAGTTATTTTTGATCTTGTAGTCCAGACCAGTACAGGAGAAGAGATCATCATCGAGATGCAGACGAGTACACAGACCAATCTGAAGCAACGCATGCTGTACTATGCCAGTAAGGTCATTTCAGACACAGCACCCAAAGGAAACCGCAAAGCCTGGGGGTATGCCATTCCCGAGGTTTATACAATTGTCCTGATGGACGGTTTTCATATGCCGGGAGGTGATCATAAAACTTATTTTCACGATACCTGCCTGTGTCATAGAGATTCAGGGCAAATTTTCTATGAAGGATTTGGGTTTATTTACCTCGAATTGATTAACTTTGTTAAAAGCGAAGCTGAGGTTGAAGACGAACTTGACAAAGTATTCTTTATGCTTAAGAATATGTCTACGTTAAAGACTTTGCCAAGGATTATGAATTCCGAAGTATTTCAACGCTTCTTTCAGTTGGCCAGCTACGCAAAATTGACAAAGGAGGAACCGACTATGTATGATATTAGTTTAAAACGCAAGTGGGATGCTGAAGCAGTGCGGATGTATCAAGAAGGACTAGAGGAACAATTGAAAGAAACTAAAAGAGAAGCTAAGAAAGCATCAATTACAGCTAAAGCAGAGGGTATTGCAGAAGGGGAGTATAAAAAAGCCATTGAAACAGCTCTAAAGCTGAAAGAGATGGGTTTACCTGTAGAGCAAATCGCTAAGGGTACCGGACTTTCCATAGAGGAGATCGATAAACTGAAATAG
- a CDS encoding nuclear transport factor 2 family protein, whose translation MKTLAKTFAAAALIAVSTFTMAAGKPVGDNSKKAVVNLSTADLAIDHYVAVITEGQSAGVEQLFTSDFKQKVHASEDKTNSRSEIISFLKKQKGEQLNCKTSTIIVEQSSDYMVAKVTQQFEGFTKTDLITLVNDGGNWKVSQSINTYK comes from the coding sequence ATGAAAACTTTAGCAAAAACATTCGCAGCAGCAGCCTTGATCGCAGTATCAACATTTACGATGGCAGCAGGCAAACCAGTAGGTGATAACTCTAAAAAAGCAGTAGTCAATCTATCCACAGCAGACCTAGCCATTGATCATTACGTAGCAGTTATAACCGAGGGACAGTCGGCAGGAGTAGAGCAGTTGTTCACTTCAGATTTTAAACAGAAAGTTCATGCATCAGAAGATAAGACCAACAGCCGTTCAGAAATTATTTCATTCTTGAAAAAGCAAAAAGGCGAGCAGTTAAATTGTAAAACAAGCACAATCATTGTTGAGCAATCCAGTGACTATATGGTTGCAAAAGTAACCCAACAGTTTGAAGGTTTTACTAAAACCGATTTAATCACATTGGTCAATGATGGTGGCAACTGGAAAGTATCCCAATCCATCAACACGTATAAGTAA
- a CDS encoding HAD domain-containing protein — protein MIFFLDIDGVLVHANPHQKVELDEDGFYKFNPQAIQILKSVIYKTKDKVILSTSHRFKYSIQEWKVIFKTRGLELKNLSILDDKAYFSNHRHTRKEEILGWIQSNNLDYKEIVIIDDDKSLNDLPAHLKARLVLTNSYTGLNDVNDLKRILQRRLSSKID, from the coding sequence ATGATTTTTTTCTTAGATATAGACGGAGTATTGGTTCATGCTAATCCACATCAGAAAGTGGAATTGGATGAGGATGGTTTTTATAAGTTTAATCCGCAAGCTATTCAGATTTTAAAGTCTGTTATTTATAAAACGAAGGACAAAGTCATTCTTTCCACATCACATCGTTTTAAATATAGTATTCAAGAATGGAAAGTCATTTTTAAAACTAGGGGACTGGAGCTGAAAAATCTTTCCATTTTAGATGATAAAGCATATTTTTCAAATCATCGACATACTCGAAAAGAGGAGATTTTAGGATGGATTCAATCCAATAATTTAGACTATAAAGAAATTGTCATTATAGATGATGATAAGTCCCTGAATGATTTACCTGCACATCTAAAGGCTCGTTTAGTCTTGACAAATTCTTATACTGGTTTAAATGATGTAAATGACTTAAAACGAATTTTACAGAGAAGGTTGTCAAGTAAGATCGATTGA
- a CDS encoding helix-turn-helix domain-containing protein, which translates to MAEINTLSSFNAFSAGALWLLGSLLFIGFDKVNIRANRWLGAFYGILACNFTQLFLEEFRIGGSLLIHLMELPRWAMLPCLYMAVHHYVSPSLNKKEWFLHFLPFLLFLLFSFVYLMPHLFNQEYDLPILPPWIGFIIRYFFFVQMIYYWIACFSLLRRHQRNLKMLASFTDKIDLKWLSYLLLSVLFMILIRIVSMSNVNVTYYSPILYFLGIIILAYATLTQKSIYALETYQPAEKEEMIPKKISNERLTIEQVEELKSIVMRKTVGEKLYLDPSLTLSVLSGKIGISTHELSYILNNGIGKNFYQFINELRTEEAKSLLLSEDTKHLDMFGVAIRAGFNSKTTFYTTFKKATGLTPKEYIKANSDASR; encoded by the coding sequence ATGGCTGAAATAAATACCTTATCTTCTTTCAATGCCTTTTCAGCTGGAGCATTATGGCTATTAGGATCCCTGCTTTTTATCGGGTTTGATAAAGTGAATATCCGAGCTAACCGATGGCTCGGGGCATTTTATGGTATCCTGGCATGCAATTTTACCCAACTTTTCCTTGAAGAGTTTAGAATTGGAGGCAGCTTGCTTATTCATCTAATGGAACTGCCTAGATGGGCTATGCTCCCCTGTCTATATATGGCGGTACATCATTATGTATCGCCTTCTTTAAATAAAAAGGAATGGTTTCTTCATTTCCTTCCTTTCCTTCTTTTCCTTCTGTTTTCTTTTGTCTACTTAATGCCACACCTCTTTAATCAGGAATATGATCTGCCTATATTACCACCTTGGATTGGGTTTATCATCCGGTATTTTTTCTTCGTCCAGATGATTTATTATTGGATCGCTTGTTTTTCTCTGCTCCGTCGTCATCAAAGGAACTTAAAAATGTTGGCTTCGTTTACCGATAAGATAGATCTGAAATGGCTGAGCTATCTGTTGCTTTCCGTGCTTTTCATGATTCTTATCCGTATAGTGAGTATGTCCAACGTTAACGTAACTTATTATTCCCCGATACTATATTTTTTGGGTATAATCATTTTGGCATATGCAACACTTACTCAAAAATCAATTTATGCTTTAGAAACGTATCAGCCTGCGGAAAAAGAGGAAATGATACCAAAAAAAATAAGCAATGAACGGCTTACTATAGAGCAGGTTGAAGAACTCAAATCTATCGTGATGCGAAAAACAGTCGGCGAAAAACTATATCTCGATCCAAGCCTGACACTTTCAGTGCTTTCAGGGAAAATAGGCATCAGCACACATGAACTTTCCTATATTCTTAATAATGGGATTGGAAAGAATTTTTATCAGTTTATAAATGAGTTACGGACGGAAGAGGCAAAATCACTTTTATTATCGGAAGACACCAAGCATTTGGATATGTTCGGTGTTGCTATCAGAGCTGGATTTAACTCCAAAACGACATTTTATACCACCTTTAAAAAAGCTACTGGCCTCACTCCAAAGGAGTACATTAAAGCAAATTCAGACGCTTCCAGATAG
- a CDS encoding serine hydrolase, translating into MKKCIQLLATIIIFSCTNNKTVFSQDTKASEIINYLDSLEGFSGAVLIAKDDSILLQKSYGFAHLGHKVKNNTDTRFSYASIGKSFTAVAIFQLIQAGKLSLDDPIGKFIPDYPNKVARDSITIRLLLMHRSGLADYFYSDKFLNTSKIKFRTIESLSKLYEDEPLEFKPNEQFSYRNTNYILLGRIIETVSKMPYDDYIKKHIFSKAKMLNTGNVDVDHIIENEAENYTLSDVYPNQLQKTFFMSAVKGSSAGGGYTTINDLYKFALAFKNNKLLNADYTNFMKKEPENDRYGYGMQFAGARGSGIYGHSGGHFGVGAEWRIFDKQNYTIILLTNKDLDQGFLDARFFMEKTIAGSTPKLDTYFYTKKIINTCLDKGFDEAKFLIKESKLEISEADLNAKGYEMIKRGLHKKAIDLFTLEILSFPKSYEAYDSLGEAYMMDGHLKKAIENYKKSLELNAENTNAMEKLKELLK; encoded by the coding sequence ATGAAAAAATGTATCCAACTATTAGCTACCATTATTATATTTTCTTGCACAAATAATAAAACCGTTTTTTCTCAAGACACTAAAGCAAGCGAGATTATTAACTATCTAGATTCTTTAGAAGGTTTTAGCGGTGCCGTTTTAATAGCTAAAGATGATAGTATTTTATTGCAAAAATCTTATGGGTTTGCTCATTTGGGTCACAAAGTCAAAAATAATACGGACACAAGATTTTCTTATGCTTCCATAGGAAAATCATTCACTGCAGTTGCTATATTTCAGTTAATCCAAGCTGGAAAATTATCCTTGGATGATCCTATTGGGAAATTTATCCCAGATTACCCAAATAAGGTAGCAAGAGATTCTATCACAATTAGATTATTACTCATGCACAGAAGTGGGCTGGCTGATTATTTTTATTCCGATAAGTTTTTGAATACTTCTAAAATAAAATTTAGAACAATAGAAAGTCTTTCCAAATTATATGAAGATGAACCGTTGGAATTTAAACCGAATGAGCAATTCTCTTACAGGAATACAAACTATATTTTGCTCGGTAGAATTATAGAAACTGTGAGTAAAATGCCCTATGATGACTATATTAAAAAGCATATTTTCTCAAAAGCAAAGATGCTAAATACGGGCAATGTTGACGTTGACCACATTATAGAAAATGAAGCAGAAAACTACACATTATCAGATGTTTATCCAAACCAGTTACAAAAAACATTTTTCATGAGTGCTGTCAAGGGCAGTTCTGCAGGTGGTGGCTATACCACCATAAATGATTTGTACAAATTTGCATTGGCATTTAAAAATAATAAGCTCTTAAATGCTGATTATACAAATTTTATGAAAAAGGAACCTGAAAACGACCGATATGGATACGGAATGCAGTTTGCAGGAGCACGAGGATCTGGAATTTATGGACACAGTGGCGGGCATTTTGGTGTTGGTGCTGAATGGCGTATATTTGATAAACAAAATTATACTATAATTTTACTTACTAATAAAGACCTAGATCAAGGATTTTTAGATGCTCGTTTTTTTATGGAAAAAACAATTGCTGGTTCAACACCAAAGCTAGATACTTATTTTTATACAAAAAAAATAATCAACACTTGTTTGGATAAGGGTTTTGATGAAGCTAAATTTCTTATAAAAGAATCAAAATTAGAAATATCTGAAGCCGACCTGAATGCCAAAGGCTACGAGATGATTAAAAGAGGTTTACATAAAAAAGCAATAGACTTATTCACACTCGAAATTTTATCTTTTCCAAAATCGTATGAAGCTTACGACTCTTTAGGAGAAGCGTATATGATGGACGGTCATCTTAAAAAAGCTATTGAAAATTATAAAAAAAGTTTAGAATTAAACGCGGAAAACACGAATGCAATGGAAAAGTTAAAAGAATTGTTAAAATAA